The following proteins are encoded in a genomic region of Alistipes shahii WAL 8301:
- a CDS encoding DUF4271 domain-containing protein: MNSSPAHTQSAVPAADSVSGTPDAPARTGYVPGPDTLRAETAFAGTNFANPAFANPAFADGGSAPFSVAATGAAPSEWRDTTSAAIFGAQSTLAEPARIPLAPPPPLAENAVFQSFVLLLAATYAMLLYRNLGDVRTLLGRISRDAATGKRFSEDPGGSGYSRFLNIATAIGLLFLGVAAVKYSDTLMPGRLAASIPQGAALIFSLLVSLASLGIAAYQTIAVRLAGALTLSQPFIAQLMLLKRTCFALGMILISPPLLLFALCPQGTGGVWFCIIAVELAAAAALYLKETLNLFLSKKVSILHWFLYLCTVEVFPVSLLWLLAVR, translated from the coding sequence ATGAACTCCTCGCCGGCACATACGCAATCCGCAGTGCCTGCGGCGGACTCGGTGTCCGGAACTCCGGACGCACCGGCCCGGACGGGATATGTCCCCGGTCCGGATACGCTCCGGGCGGAAACGGCCTTTGCGGGAACGAACTTTGCAAATCCGGCCTTTGCAAACCCGGCCTTTGCGGACGGCGGTTCCGCGCCGTTCTCCGTTGCAGCGACCGGTGCAGCCCCTTCCGAATGGCGCGACACGACCTCCGCCGCAATTTTCGGAGCGCAATCGACCCTCGCGGAACCCGCACGCATTCCGCTCGCACCGCCTCCGCCGCTCGCGGAAAACGCCGTTTTCCAGAGTTTCGTGCTGCTGCTCGCCGCCACCTACGCCATGCTGCTCTACCGCAACCTGGGCGACGTGCGCACGCTGCTGGGCCGCATCTCGCGCGACGCGGCCACGGGAAAACGCTTCTCCGAGGACCCGGGCGGAAGCGGCTACTCGCGTTTCCTGAACATCGCCACCGCCATCGGCCTGCTCTTTCTGGGCGTCGCGGCGGTCAAATACAGCGACACGCTGATGCCCGGCCGGCTGGCAGCGTCCATTCCGCAGGGCGCAGCCCTGATTTTCAGCCTGCTGGTTTCGCTCGCCTCGCTGGGCATAGCCGCCTATCAGACAATCGCCGTGCGGCTGGCCGGAGCGCTGACCCTCTCGCAGCCCTTCATCGCACAGCTCATGCTGCTCAAACGCACCTGTTTCGCCCTCGGGATGATCCTCATTTCACCCCCGCTGCTGCTCTTCGCACTCTGCCCGCAGGGCACGGGCGGCGTCTGGTTCTGCATCATCGCCGTCGAATTGGCCGCAGCGGCCGCCTTATACCTCAAGGAGACATTAAACCTGTTTCTTTCCAAAAAAGTTTCGATTTTGCATTGGTTTTTGTACCTTTGCACCGTGGAAGTCTTCCCTGTCAGCCTATTATGGCTGCTTGCAGTAAGATGA
- a CDS encoding sensor histidine kinase codes for MKIRTEFFSFRNRVVVIVVGVTLGALSLLYTNDMARRLKEKEQHDVALWAHAMERVTRDVLGGSIQDPFVADIMSNGNNIPFIITNENLEVINSHLIPEKIINHPGRLRKQIDKFSVDNPPIPVKFVWSSQHYHIIFYGKSALLKSLYYFPYVQLLVITAFIALGFIAFRSSKHDEQNRVWIGLAKETAHQLGTPTSSLLGWIEYLRSQDVDQTAVEEMNKDLTHLMKIVDRFSKIGSETPLTPANINEVVGESVMYFRKRIPRNVTLDYNGLAIAPVQANINAALFEWVVENLMKNSLDALQGHGAIDVRISSDDRSVMIDVKDTGKGIPKSNWKRIFEPGFTTKTRGWGLGLSLSRRIVEEYHQGKIAVIDSEIGKGTTIRITLKRHFA; via the coding sequence ATGAAAATCAGGACTGAATTCTTCTCGTTCCGCAACCGGGTGGTGGTGATCGTCGTCGGGGTGACGCTCGGCGCCCTGTCGCTGCTCTACACCAACGACATGGCCCGGCGGCTCAAGGAGAAGGAGCAGCACGACGTAGCGCTGTGGGCCCACGCCATGGAGCGCGTGACGCGCGACGTGCTGGGCGGCTCGATCCAGGACCCGTTCGTGGCCGACATCATGTCCAACGGCAACAACATCCCGTTCATCATCACCAACGAGAACCTCGAAGTCATCAACTCGCACCTCATCCCCGAGAAGATCATCAACCATCCCGGACGGCTCCGGAAACAGATCGACAAATTTTCGGTCGACAACCCGCCGATCCCGGTGAAGTTCGTCTGGTCGTCGCAGCATTACCACATCATCTTCTACGGCAAGTCGGCGCTGCTCAAGTCGCTCTACTACTTCCCCTACGTGCAGCTCCTCGTCATCACAGCCTTCATCGCGCTGGGATTCATCGCCTTCCGCTCGTCGAAGCACGACGAGCAGAACCGCGTCTGGATCGGACTGGCCAAGGAGACCGCCCACCAGCTGGGAACCCCGACCTCGTCGCTGCTGGGATGGATCGAATACCTGCGTTCGCAGGATGTGGACCAGACGGCCGTCGAGGAGATGAACAAGGACCTCACGCACCTGATGAAGATCGTGGACCGTTTTTCGAAAATCGGCTCCGAGACGCCCCTCACCCCGGCGAACATCAACGAAGTGGTGGGCGAATCGGTCATGTATTTCCGCAAGCGCATTCCCCGCAACGTGACGCTCGACTACAACGGACTGGCCATCGCCCCCGTGCAGGCCAACATCAACGCCGCACTGTTCGAATGGGTCGTGGAGAACCTGATGAAAAACTCGCTCGACGCCCTGCAAGGCCACGGAGCCATCGACGTGCGGATTTCGTCGGACGACAGGAGCGTTATGATCGACGTGAAGGACACGGGCAAGGGCATTCCCAAGAGCAACTGGAAACGCATCTTCGAACCGGGATTCACGACCAAGACCCGCGGCTGGGGCCTCGGGCTGTCGCTCTCGCGCCGCATCGTCGAGGAGTACCACCAGGGTAAGATCGCCGTCATCGACTCCGAAATCGGCAAGGGAACCACCATTCGCATCACACTCAAACGCCACTTCGCCTGA
- a CDS encoding S41 family peptidase, with protein sequence MIRKYRYLLTAAAAVGAAGLLTFAARNDFGLGRNMEIAVNMMRELSLNYVDPVDPDRLMEGAAAGMVSDLDPYTEYIPEEGMQDFELLTTGKYDGIGALIRQKDDYVRIAQPYQGSPADKAGLKIGDKILSIDGKDAKGFTTEQVSSRLKGEPGSKVKVTVEHLDGTQQTAAIRRERIAIPGVPYAGWVADGIGYIRHSDFTEGCYEEMRAAIERLRTERPLKGLVLDYRSNGGGIMQEAVKILGMFVPKGTEVVSTKGRSEDSKQVFRTDTEPILADLPLTVLINGSSASSAEIVAGALQDLDRAVLIGQRSFGKGLVQSPRPLGYNAMLKLTTAKYYIPSGRCIQAIDYSHSQEGSVRAVPDSLISEFTTRAGRKVYDGGGVMPDIATDPEYISRFALTLYALGFIEDFGDEYTRRNPGRQIDIRTFSITDKDYADFAEFMQDKKVPYESDTRRALKALKKAAEDDRFADLKNKFEQVEAELKDDTQTNLETYRTQVVETINNDIVMRHGYQAGVIEHSLSGDKEVKKAVEVLGDPAEYARITREQDTKRK encoded by the coding sequence ATGATTAGAAAATACCGTTACCTGCTCACTGCGGCGGCCGCTGTCGGCGCCGCGGGACTTCTGACATTCGCCGCCCGCAACGACTTCGGGCTGGGCCGCAACATGGAGATCGCCGTCAACATGATGCGCGAACTGTCGCTCAACTACGTCGACCCCGTGGACCCCGACCGCCTGATGGAGGGGGCCGCCGCCGGCATGGTCAGCGACCTGGACCCCTACACGGAGTATATCCCCGAGGAGGGGATGCAGGATTTCGAACTGCTCACCACGGGCAAGTACGACGGCATCGGGGCGCTCATCCGCCAGAAGGACGACTACGTCCGCATCGCGCAGCCCTACCAGGGATCGCCCGCCGACAAGGCCGGGCTGAAGATCGGCGACAAAATCCTCTCGATCGACGGCAAGGACGCCAAAGGCTTCACGACCGAGCAGGTCTCCTCGCGTCTCAAGGGCGAGCCGGGCAGCAAGGTCAAAGTGACCGTCGAGCACCTCGACGGCACGCAGCAGACGGCGGCGATCCGCCGCGAACGGATCGCGATCCCGGGCGTGCCCTACGCCGGATGGGTCGCCGACGGCATCGGCTACATCCGCCACAGCGACTTCACCGAAGGATGCTACGAGGAGATGCGCGCAGCCATCGAACGGCTGCGCACCGAAAGGCCGCTGAAAGGGCTTGTGCTCGACTACCGCTCCAACGGCGGCGGCATCATGCAGGAGGCGGTCAAAATCCTGGGAATGTTCGTCCCCAAAGGGACCGAGGTGGTCAGCACCAAGGGGCGTTCGGAAGATTCGAAGCAGGTGTTCCGCACCGACACGGAGCCGATCCTTGCAGACCTGCCGCTGACGGTGCTGATCAACGGCAGTTCGGCGTCGTCGGCGGAGATCGTCGCCGGGGCGTTGCAGGACCTCGACCGCGCGGTGCTGATCGGCCAGCGCAGTTTCGGCAAGGGACTCGTGCAGTCGCCTCGACCGCTGGGCTACAATGCCATGCTCAAACTCACCACGGCCAAATACTACATCCCCTCGGGCCGCTGCATCCAGGCCATCGACTACTCCCATTCGCAGGAAGGTTCGGTGCGCGCGGTGCCCGACTCGCTGATCTCGGAGTTCACGACCCGCGCGGGCCGCAAGGTCTACGACGGCGGCGGCGTGATGCCCGACATCGCGACCGACCCGGAGTACATTTCACGCTTCGCCCTGACGCTCTACGCGCTGGGATTCATCGAGGATTTCGGCGACGAATACACGCGCCGCAACCCCGGCCGGCAGATCGACATCCGCACCTTCTCGATCACGGACAAGGACTACGCCGACTTCGCGGAGTTCATGCAAGACAAGAAGGTCCCCTACGAATCGGACACCCGCCGGGCGCTCAAGGCGCTGAAAAAAGCCGCCGAGGACGACCGTTTCGCCGACTTGAAGAACAAGTTCGAGCAGGTGGAGGCCGAGTTGAAGGACGACACGCAGACCAACCTCGAAACCTACCGCACGCAGGTCGTCGAGACGATCAACAACGACATCGTCATGCGCCACGGCTACCAGGCCGGCGTGATCGAGCACTCGCTGTCGGGCGACAAGGAGGTGAAAAAGGCCGTCGAGGTGCTCGGCGATCCCGCAGAGTACGCCCGAATCACCCGCGAGCAGGACACCAAGCGCAAGTAA
- a CDS encoding 4-hydroxy-3-methylbut-2-enyl diphosphate reductase produces MRVEIDDKSGFCFGVVRAITEAERALAEGGTVYSLGDIVHNRIEVQRLEQLGLRTVTHADMPHLAGCRLFIRAHGEPPTTYAAAREMNIGIIDATCPVVARLQRRVKEAHERMRPTGGQVVILGKRGHAEVVGLTGQVADPTIVIEREEDLELIDFSRPVYFLSQTTQSIGLFERLGAEMRRRAADAGQVYIDDTICRQVSNREQHLTEFSGRFDAVVFVCGRKSSNGKVLSEVCRRANPRTHVVEEASEIDPAWFEGAATVGICGATSTPKWLMQDVADAIGNLNSEFRIQNS; encoded by the coding sequence ATGCGTGTTGAGATCGACGATAAATCGGGCTTCTGCTTCGGCGTTGTCCGCGCAATCACGGAGGCCGAACGCGCCCTCGCGGAGGGCGGCACGGTCTACTCGCTGGGCGACATCGTCCACAACCGCATCGAGGTCCAGCGCCTCGAACAGCTGGGGCTGCGGACCGTGACCCACGCCGACATGCCGCACCTGGCGGGCTGCCGCCTCTTCATCCGCGCCCACGGAGAACCTCCTACGACCTACGCCGCCGCCCGGGAAATGAACATCGGGATCATCGACGCCACCTGCCCGGTGGTCGCACGGCTGCAACGCCGCGTGAAGGAGGCCCACGAACGGATGCGCCCCACAGGCGGGCAGGTGGTGATCCTCGGCAAACGGGGCCACGCCGAAGTGGTGGGCCTCACGGGACAGGTCGCGGACCCGACGATCGTGATCGAACGGGAGGAGGACCTGGAGCTGATCGACTTCTCGCGTCCGGTCTATTTCCTTTCGCAGACCACGCAGAGCATCGGGCTGTTCGAACGGCTGGGCGCCGAAATGCGCCGCCGGGCCGCCGATGCGGGGCAGGTGTACATCGACGACACGATCTGCCGGCAGGTATCGAACCGCGAACAGCACCTCACGGAGTTTTCCGGACGGTTCGACGCCGTGGTGTTCGTCTGCGGGCGCAAGTCGTCGAACGGCAAGGTCCTCTCCGAGGTGTGCCGCCGGGCCAACCCGCGCACGCACGTCGTCGAGGAGGCTTCGGAAATCGACCCCGCATGGTTCGAAGGGGCCGCGACGGTGGGCATCTGCGGCGCCACGTCGACGCCCAAATGGCTGATGCAGGATGTTGCCGACGCAATCGGCAACCTCAATTCAGAATTCAGAATCCAAAATTCATAA
- the cmk gene encoding (d)CMP kinase produces the protein MSDTKHRIIIAVDGFSSCGKSTFAKAIAARLGYIFIDTGAMYRAVTLYALEHGAIRSGIVDEEAVVKLLDRISITFRFNPERGASDIYVNGDLVEGKIRTIEVSNCVSRVSAIPEVRRKLVAMQQEMGRRRGVVMDGRDIGTVVFPDAELKLFMTADTAVRACRRYKELTGKGMSVTMEEVERNIRERDKADMSRAVSPLRQADDAIVLDNSHMSVDEQMAWFMNEFQLKMKN, from the coding sequence ATGTCGGACACTAAACACAGGATCATCATTGCCGTCGACGGCTTTTCGTCGTGCGGAAAAAGCACCTTCGCCAAAGCCATCGCGGCCCGCCTGGGCTATATCTTCATCGACACGGGCGCCATGTACCGCGCCGTGACGCTCTACGCCCTCGAGCACGGGGCCATCCGTTCGGGCATCGTCGACGAAGAGGCCGTCGTGAAGCTGCTGGACCGCATTTCGATCACCTTCCGCTTCAACCCCGAGCGCGGGGCCAGCGACATCTACGTCAACGGCGATCTGGTCGAGGGCAAGATCCGCACCATCGAGGTCTCGAACTGCGTGAGCCGCGTGAGCGCCATCCCCGAGGTGCGCCGCAAACTGGTGGCCATGCAGCAGGAGATGGGCCGCCGCCGGGGCGTGGTGATGGACGGCCGGGACATCGGCACGGTGGTGTTCCCCGACGCCGAGCTGAAACTGTTTATGACGGCCGACACCGCCGTGCGCGCCTGCCGCCGCTACAAGGAGCTGACGGGCAAGGGCATGTCGGTGACGATGGAGGAGGTCGAACGCAACATCCGCGAGCGCGACAAGGCCGACATGAGCCGCGCCGTATCGCCGCTGCGCCAGGCCGACGACGCCATCGTGCTCGACAACAGCCACATGAGTGTCGACGAACAGATGGCGTGGTTTATGAACGAGTTCCAATTAAAAATGAAAAATTAA
- a CDS encoding LysE family translocator: protein MAFEIVETLFRGICVGVAASITVGPVAVLCIQRTLSKSRRSGIVSGIGVACADTFMAMAALFFYSMLQTQIEQYNTLLRVIGGIFVVIVGVFIFAQNPVPQIRRNRAGKTSLWQDFASIFGLTIANFIMVIPYILAFFAVFKISGGDMADHTFGGFMRSLFVIAGFFGGAVAWWTLLAFVINLFRRRFRPRHMLTINHVAGLIIGILGIYTILSTFFDIFPNVGH, encoded by the coding sequence ATGGCATTTGAAATCGTCGAAACCCTGTTCCGCGGCATCTGCGTAGGCGTCGCCGCTTCGATCACGGTAGGTCCCGTGGCAGTGCTCTGCATCCAGCGCACGCTGTCGAAAAGCCGCCGCTCGGGCATCGTTTCAGGCATCGGCGTCGCCTGCGCCGATACGTTCATGGCCATGGCCGCACTGTTCTTCTACTCGATGCTCCAGACCCAGATCGAACAGTACAACACGCTGCTGCGGGTGATCGGCGGCATCTTCGTGGTGATCGTCGGCGTTTTCATCTTCGCACAGAATCCCGTGCCGCAAATCCGCCGCAACCGCGCGGGCAAAACCTCGCTGTGGCAGGATTTCGCCTCGATCTTCGGGCTTACGATCGCCAATTTCATCATGGTCATCCCCTACATCCTGGCCTTCTTCGCGGTGTTCAAGATTTCGGGCGGCGACATGGCCGACCACACCTTCGGGGGCTTCATGCGCTCACTGTTCGTCATCGCCGGGTTCTTCGGCGGCGCGGTGGCGTGGTGGACCCTGCTGGCCTTCGTCATCAACCTCTTCCGCCGCCGCTTCCGTCCGCGGCACATGCTCACGATCAACCACGTCGCGGGACTCATCATCGGCATATTAGGCATTTACACCATATTATCGACCTTCTTTGATATATTCCCCAATGTCGGACACTAA
- a CDS encoding DUF3467 domain-containing protein — translation MAEMKQFGIDLELDDAVAQGHYSNLAIISHSTSEFIIDFATVLPGVQKARVKSRIILTPEHAKRLLRSLQENIVRYESNVGKIEIPSPQPTPDAGPKMGQA, via the coding sequence ATGGCAGAGATGAAACAATTCGGCATCGATCTCGAACTGGACGACGCCGTGGCCCAGGGCCACTATTCGAACCTGGCGATCATATCGCACTCCACTTCGGAGTTCATCATCGACTTCGCGACGGTCCTGCCCGGTGTGCAGAAGGCGCGCGTCAAGAGCCGCATCATTCTTACGCCCGAGCATGCCAAACGGTTGCTGCGCTCGTTGCAGGAGAACATCGTGCGCTACGAAAGCAACGTGGGCAAGATCGAGATTCCCTCGCCCCAGCCCACGCCCGACGCGGGTCCCAAGATGGGTCAGGCCTGA
- a CDS encoding RNA polymerase sigma-70 factor, producing the protein MPTPSPSDQRLFEGIRFGNEADFECFFRRYYPRLVNYAARFVAGHETARDLVQDSFARLWERRCELRELDLASLLFTMVRNACLNYLKHNGVVARHELEYTARMRGEERIYSYDFLSDAEQPCLYEELQREVQKAVDALPDRCREVFRMSRFEGLKNREIAARLGISETAVEKHLARAVGRLGEHLRRSCSFELSVAVLSCLLANYL; encoded by the coding sequence ATGCCCACACCCTCGCCGTCAGACCAGCGGTTGTTCGAAGGCATCCGATTCGGCAACGAGGCCGATTTCGAATGCTTCTTCCGGCGTTACTATCCCCGATTGGTGAACTATGCCGCCCGGTTCGTCGCCGGGCATGAAACGGCGCGCGATCTGGTGCAGGACAGTTTTGCACGCCTGTGGGAGCGGCGGTGTGAACTGCGCGAGCTGGATCTGGCCTCGCTGCTGTTCACGATGGTGCGCAATGCCTGTCTCAATTATCTGAAACACAACGGTGTCGTGGCGCGTCACGAACTGGAGTACACGGCCCGCATGCGGGGTGAGGAGCGGATTTACAGCTACGATTTTTTGAGCGACGCCGAGCAGCCCTGCCTTTACGAGGAGTTGCAGCGCGAGGTGCAGAAGGCTGTCGACGCGCTGCCCGACCGCTGCCGCGAGGTTTTCCGGATGAGCCGCTTCGAAGGGCTGAAAAACCGCGAAATCGCCGCGCGGCTGGGCATCTCCGAGACGGCCGTCGAGAAACACCTGGCCCGTGCCGTCGGCCGGCTGGGCGAGCATTTGCGGCGAAGCTGTTCGTTCGAACTTTCGGTGGCCGTGCTTTCGTGCCTGCTGGCGAATTACCTGTAA
- a CDS encoding FecR domain-containing protein yields MEEMKFDQEEMRRLAGRYFAGEIAAEEERELFRFVTSDAACRRQFAAWRLEWEAMPASDAATDRDWRRLRSRIRLQGSARSARPGRFAAVWRAAAAVAVVCATFFGARLYDRLLLERATERYTVTTKSGDRSTVCLPDGTQVRLNGSSTLTYPANFNATNRSVELSGAAYFDVSPDEKHRFEVKVGNCSVVVKGTKFDVTAYPDDSLITTTLLEGAVGFTAPRGETLLRPGESLTYDRFAETTAITHVNTAQYLAWIEGRIEFIDVTIVQLCESLSSLYGVEITLDDRLRADGTFITIRLSNQESLDSVLKALDLIVPVSVHRQGPSVRLSAK; encoded by the coding sequence ATGGAAGAGATGAAATTCGATCAGGAAGAGATGCGGCGTCTGGCCGGACGCTATTTTGCGGGAGAGATCGCTGCCGAGGAGGAGCGCGAGTTGTTCCGCTTCGTCACCTCCGACGCTGCGTGCCGCAGGCAGTTCGCTGCGTGGCGGCTCGAATGGGAGGCGATGCCGGCATCGGACGCCGCGACCGACCGCGACTGGCGCCGCCTGCGGTCGCGTATCCGCCTGCAAGGGTCCGCGAGGAGCGCCCGTCCGGGGCGGTTCGCTGCGGTATGGCGTGCCGCGGCTGCCGTGGCGGTGGTGTGCGCGACCTTCTTCGGCGCGCGGCTCTACGACCGCCTGCTGCTGGAGCGCGCCACGGAGCGCTACACCGTGACCACGAAGAGCGGCGACCGCAGCACGGTCTGCCTGCCCGACGGGACGCAGGTGCGGCTCAACGGGTCGTCGACGCTGACCTATCCGGCCAATTTCAACGCCACGAACCGCTCCGTCGAGCTTTCGGGGGCCGCCTACTTCGACGTTTCGCCCGATGAAAAGCACCGTTTCGAGGTGAAGGTCGGAAACTGTTCGGTGGTGGTCAAGGGTACGAAATTCGACGTGACGGCCTATCCCGACGACTCGCTCATCACCACCACGCTGCTCGAAGGGGCCGTCGGTTTCACCGCGCCGCGCGGGGAGACCTTGCTCCGCCCGGGCGAGTCGCTCACCTACGACCGTTTCGCCGAGACCACGGCCATCACGCACGTCAACACGGCGCAGTACCTGGCCTGGATCGAAGGGCGCATCGAGTTCATCGACGTGACGATCGTGCAGTTGTGCGAGAGCCTGAGCAGCCTTTACGGCGTTGAAATCACGCTCGACGACCGCCTGCGCGCCGACGGGACTTTCATCACCATCCGCTTGAGCAACCAGGAGTCGCTCGACAGCGTTCTGAAGGCCCTCGACCTGATCGTTCCGGTCTCGGTCCACCGGCAAGGCCCTTCGGTGCGTCTCTCGGCCAAGTGA